One part of the Mangrovibacillus cuniculi genome encodes these proteins:
- a CDS encoding copper amine oxidase N-terminal domain-containing protein, with protein sequence MKQFIKIFISIVIILVGLTLPTKSLAASTTAKVYVNTDRIQFDVNPIINNGVTLVEFRSLFEALNISFEYISSSKIIKAQKGNLKVQLQIGSKTAYINGNKVTLDVAAKTVNGRTMIPLRFVGESTGSTVMWHGNVNEIDIYSSDYSGQKRVVSAGKMALRGMEWDMSVNEVMKKETAEFMYSDREFGQSILAYSLTKYNQDTVLYYYFENDALVAAMYDFIPYETLYHSWNEMESIHDFFHFQASAELGTGFYSTDDWNNIWTTWDQPTRNVILTVDDEDYYTSATLTFLKP encoded by the coding sequence ATGAAACAATTTATAAAAATTTTTATTTCCATCGTTATTATTCTAGTTGGATTAACTTTGCCTACAAAAAGTTTAGCAGCTTCTACCACTGCGAAGGTATATGTAAATACGGATAGAATACAGTTTGATGTTAATCCAATCATAAATAATGGAGTAACGTTAGTAGAGTTTCGTTCTTTGTTTGAAGCATTAAATATTTCTTTTGAATACATATCTAGTAGCAAAATCATTAAAGCTCAAAAAGGAAATTTAAAGGTTCAGTTACAAATTGGTAGTAAAACAGCCTATATAAATGGGAACAAAGTGACATTGGATGTTGCAGCGAAAACGGTAAATGGACGTACAATGATCCCGCTTCGTTTTGTAGGAGAATCAACGGGTTCTACTGTAATGTGGCATGGTAATGTAAATGAGATTGACATATACAGCAGTGACTATAGTGGACAAAAACGAGTTGTGTCGGCTGGCAAGATGGCCCTAAGAGGAATGGAATGGGATATGTCAGTCAATGAGGTAATGAAAAAGGAAACAGCGGAATTCATGTATAGTGACAGAGAGTTTGGTCAGAGTATACTAGCATATTCACTGACTAAATATAATCAGGATACTGTATTATATTATTACTTTGAAAATGACGCTTTAGTTGCAGCGATGTATGATTTTATTCCATATGAAACGTTGTATCACAGTTGGAATGAGATGGAAAGTATTCATGACTTCTTCCATTTTCAAGCTAGTGCAGAACTAGGAACGGGCTTTTATTCTACAGATGATTGGAACAATATATGGACTACATGGGATCAGCCTACTAGGAATGTTATCTTAACAGTGGATGATGAGGATTATTATACTTCAGCTACTCTAACATTTCTTAAACCCTAA